From one Synechocystis sp. PCC 6803 substr. PCC-P genomic stretch:
- a CDS encoding 2OG-Fe(II) oxygenase, with protein MIIEEIVNTLLTTMTRIMQEPLQSKLHAVIQQLNLVKQVSDSEFWITTEELCILLEFDADTLNMLKTQEVLFQFAWRNFVCTLVSHQGNYKLWQIINQSQVESSSQSTVSQAEESYAPSFLINHNFYKNLSNNSSIGQIQIERQSTSATPQASPEILPSHFIQVKDFLSATELEQLFKFVIQNENNFLPTSNSANDSDYRRSMFLPIFAPFSELIIERVKAILPQLISDLQIQPFQIDYVEAQLTAHNHGNYYKVHNDNGSPDSATRELTYVYYFNREPKAFSGGELAIYDSKIENNFYVAAESFKTVQPVNNSIVFFLSRYMHEVLPVNCPSQAFADSRFTINGWVRKK; from the coding sequence ATGATTATTGAAGAGATTGTCAATACTCTTTTAACTACTATGACCAGAATCATGCAAGAACCATTGCAAAGTAAACTTCATGCGGTAATTCAGCAACTTAACTTAGTTAAGCAAGTTAGTGATTCCGAATTCTGGATAACGACGGAAGAATTGTGTATTTTGCTAGAGTTTGATGCAGACACCTTAAATATGTTGAAAACTCAAGAGGTATTATTTCAGTTTGCTTGGCGAAATTTTGTTTGCACTTTAGTTAGCCATCAGGGTAATTACAAACTTTGGCAAATTATTAACCAGTCTCAAGTCGAATCCTCTTCACAATCAACTGTTAGCCAAGCTGAAGAATCCTACGCACCTTCATTTCTAATTAATCACAACTTTTATAAAAACTTATCTAATAATTCATCTATAGGTCAAATTCAGATAGAGCGACAGTCTACTTCAGCTACTCCCCAAGCTTCACCAGAAATTTTGCCATCCCATTTTATTCAGGTGAAAGATTTTTTGAGTGCTACAGAGTTAGAGCAGTTGTTTAAATTTGTAATTCAGAATGAAAATAATTTCCTGCCTACAAGCAATTCAGCTAATGATTCTGATTATCGTCGCTCTATGTTTTTGCCGATTTTTGCGCCGTTTTCAGAATTAATAATAGAACGAGTAAAGGCAATTTTACCCCAACTGATTAGTGATCTACAAATACAACCTTTTCAAATTGATTATGTAGAAGCTCAACTTACTGCCCATAACCATGGAAATTATTACAAAGTACATAATGATAATGGTAGCCCCGATTCTGCTACCCGTGAATTAACCTATGTTTATTACTTTAACCGAGAGCCTAAAGCCTTTTCTGGTGGAGAGCTAGCCATTTATGACAGTAAAATCGAAAATAATTTTTATGTAGCCGCTGAATCATTTAAAACTGTACAGCCAGTTAATAACAGCATTGTCTTTTTTCTCAGTCGCTATATGCACGAAGTTCTACCAGTAAACTGTCCTTCCCAAGCTTTTGCAGATAGTCGATTTACCATTAATGGTTGGGTGAGAAAGAAGTAA
- a CDS encoding DUF2281 domain-containing protein: MTKPTIELSESVFKKIQVLSPENQKQILDFLESITANSDETQEKKATRISGLYQGQGWISDDFNDPLTDEFFSEV; this comes from the coding sequence ATGACCAAACCAACGATAGAACTATCAGAGAGTGTATTTAAAAAAATTCAGGTACTTTCTCCGGAAAACCAAAAACAAATTCTAGATTTTCTAGAATCTATAACAGCAAATTCCGATGAAACTCAAGAAAAAAAAGCAACTAGAATTTCAGGATTGTATCAAGGACAAGGCTGGATAAGTGATGATTTTAATGATCCTCTAACGGATGAGTTTTTTTCGGAAGTCTGA
- a CDS encoding type II toxin-antitoxin system VapC family toxin: MSTASAWEIQIKLQLGKLQLNISPEELIKNQMTINGLQVLSIDLEHIWKLAVLEHHHKDPFDRILIAQSMTEEIPILSIDKVFDLYPVQKLW, from the coding sequence TTGAGTACAGCAAGTGCATGGGAGATACAAATTAAACTGCAACTTGGAAAGTTACAACTTAACATTTCCCCAGAAGAATTAATCAAAAATCAAATGACCATCAATGGTTTGCAGGTTCTGTCTATTGACTTGGAGCATATCTGGAAACTGGCGGTTCTTGAACATCACCATAAAGATCCCTTTGATCGAATCTTAATTGCCCAATCTATGACCGAAGAAATTCCGATTTTAAGTATTGATAAAGTCTTCGATCTTTACCCGGTTCAAAAACTTTGGTAA
- a CDS encoding BrnT family toxin, which yields MNSLSFEWDEEKNRTNQKKHGISFEEAETVFYDDNAIQFWDDNHSEVEDRFLMLGRSSRMRILLIVHCFQENESIIRIISARKATPKETKQYRG from the coding sequence ATGAATTCACTTTCTTTTGAATGGGACGAAGAAAAGAATCGAACCAATCAGAAAAAACATGGTATTTCTTTTGAGGAAGCTGAGACTGTTTTCTACGATGACAATGCTATTCAGTTTTGGGATGATAATCATTCAGAAGTAGAAGATAGATTCCTAATGCTGGGTAGAAGTTCCAGAATGAGAATCCTGCTAATTGTTCACTGCTTCCAAGAGAATGAATCTATCATCAGAATTATTTCTGCTCGCAAGGCTACTCCTAAAGAAACGAAACAATATAGAGGATAA
- a CDS encoding type II toxin-antitoxin system Phd/YefM family antitoxin, with product MGETLPQQLPNMNAVSQIIAQQKLAAIMEQVCSDHVPTIITRDTQPSVVMISLEDYQSLEETAYLLRSPNNAQKLMSAIKQLENDQGVERELLE from the coding sequence ATGGGGGAAACTTTGCCCCAACAATTGCCAAACATGAACGCAGTCAGCCAAATTATTGCACAACAAAAACTTGCAGCTATCATGGAGCAAGTATGTAGTGATCATGTTCCAACAATTATCACCAGGGATACCCAACCATCTGTCGTCATGATTTCCCTGGAAGACTATCAGTCATTAGAAGAAACAGCATATCTACTACGTAGCCCGAACAATGCTCAAAAATTGATGTCGGCGATCAAGCAATTAGAAAATGATCAAGGTGTCGAAAGGGAACTATTGGAGTGA
- a CDS encoding type II toxin-antitoxin system YoeB family toxin, with amino-acid sequence MKLIFSEQAWSDYLYWQQNDKKILKRINTLVELI; translated from the coding sequence GTGAAGCTAATTTTCTCTGAGCAAGCCTGGAGCGATTATCTTTACTGGCAACAAAACGACAAGAAAATACTTAAAAGAATCAATACCTTAGTTGAATTAATTTGA